ATAATTGATATCTCATCCAGTGCTGGTTTTCCTTCTTCATCAAAACCATGTACCACCATGGCCCGTTTAACTCCCAAATTTTTAAGGACATTGGCCACCACTTCCACATATCCCGGATCAAAAACACCCATAAGATGGATATCTGCATTTGCCGGAGATGATAATGGTCCTAAAATGTTGAAAACTGTTCTTATACCCAATTTTCTACGTACGGGCATTACATGTTTCATTGCGGGGTGAAAGTTGGGGGCAAACATGAATCCCATCCCTGATTTTTCCAGACAGGACTCCACACTGGAGGCATCACCATTGATATTTACACCCATTGCCTCTAGAATATCAGCACCGCCACATTTACTGCTAATAGCCCTATTTCCGTGTTTGGCTATGGGGACCCCAGCGGCTGCTGCAATAATCGTGGCAACAGTACTTACATTGAAGGTTTTAAAACTATCCCCTCCAGTACCGCAGGTATCCACCAGGGCATCATCTAAACTGGGGGTGACCTTGATGGATACTTCACGCATAGCCCTTACAAAACCGGTTATCTCGGCAGCATCCTCGCCTTTTGTGGCTAGAGCTGCCAAAAATGCTGCCATATCCACATCATTGGCATCACCACTAACCATTTCCATCATACAATCATAGGCTTCCCCTTCACTAAGATTCTGCCGGGAAGCCACCTTATTCAAACATTCTGAAATCATTTAATCAACAACCCTCATTTATGCAGGTATCATTATCATGGGCTTATTTTTTGGTTGCTTCCTTTAGCTCACGGCAGAATTTTCCGATTTTTTCTTTCATGGCATCCTTGTCCTCTAAATTTTCAGTGATCATGTTCAGTATGGCGCTGGCCACTATGGCACCATCGGCCCCGGCTTTAATCACATTGGACACGTGTTCTGGTTTGGAAATACCAAAACCAACACTTAGAGGTAGGTCAGTGTGACTTCTAACCCTCTCAATAAGTTCCACCGTACTTATCTGGAGGTCGCCCCGGGCACCGGTAACTCCCATAACTGCCACCACATATAGAAATCCTTCACACAACCCTGAAATCTTCTGCAGTCTCTCATTAGTGGTGGTCTGGGCGGCCATGAAGACCTGCTGAACCCCATACTTTCTAGAGGCTGCAACCGCATCCTGAGCCTCTTCTGGCGGTAAATCTGCGGCTAAAACAGCATTCACACCACTTTCAAGGGCAGCTTCATAGAAATGGTCAATTCCAATCTGGTAGATCAGGTTATAGTAAACCAGTAAGCCAATTGGTATGGTGGTAAATTCCCGGATCCTTTTAATAAATTCAAATCCACGTTTTGTAGTCATACCTGAATTAAGGGCTCTTAAATCTGCGTCCTGAACAGTAGGGCCGTCAGCAACAGGGTCACTAAAGGCGAATCCGATTTCCAGGGCGTCAGCACCATTTTCCACAAAGGTTTTAACAATTTCCAGGGATGTTTCAAAGTCCGGGTCTCCGGCTACAATAAAGGGGATGAATGCTCCTTCATTTTTCTCTTTAACCCGTGCAAACATTTCCTGGTAACTTTCCACCTTTAAATCCTGAGAACTCATACTTCCACCCCCATTTCCCGGGCAACCAGAAACATATCCTTATCTCCCCGTCCAGAAAGGTTAACCACAATGGTTTTACCCTTATTTTCCGGCATTTTAGCATATTTCTCGGCATAAGCAATTGCATGTGAGCTTTCCAGTGCCGGGATAATTCCCTCATATCGGGATAGCAGCTCGAAACCCCGGAGGGCTTCTTCATTGTTTATGGCCACATATCTGGCCCTTCCAATGGTCTGGAGATAGGCGTGCTCCGGTCCCACTCCTGGGTAATCCAGTCCTGCTGAGACTGAATGGGCTTCGTTGATTTGCCCATCATCGTTTTGCAGTACGAATGAGAATGAACCATGTAGTATTCCTTCGGTACCTTTACAGAGGGTGGCTCCAGTTCGATCAGTTTCCACTCCGTATCCTCCTCCCTCAACACCAATAAGTTCCACTTCCTTATCATCCATGAATCCGGAAAAGATTCCCATAGAATTACTACCCCCACCAACACAGGCTATAACTGCATCAGGAAGTTTACCTTCTTTTTGAAGGATTTCTTCTCTTGCTTCTCGACCAATGATTGTCTGGAAGTGTTTGACCATGGTAGGGTAAGGGTGGGGGCCCATGGTGGAACCGATAAGGTAGTGGGTGTTCTCTACACTACCTACCCAGTCCCGGAAGGCATCATTTATCGCATCTTTAAGGGTTTGTGAACCGGTTTTAACGGGTAAAACCCGGGCTCCTGAGAGTTCCATTCTAAAAACATTCAACTTTTGTCGTTCCACATCCTCTAAACCCATGTAAACATCCACCGGGATACCTAGAAGGGACCCTACCACTGCGGTGGCTATACCATGTTGCCCAGCACCGGTTTCAGCTATTATCCTGGTTTTACCCATGTATTTAGCTAGAAGTCCCTGTCCTAATGTGTTATTTATCTTATGGGCTCCGGTGTGGAGCATGTCCTCCCTTTTAAGGTATATCTTACATCCTAATTTTTCGGAAAGATTACGGGCATAGTACAATGCAGTGGGTCGTCCGGCGAATTCTTTCAAGTAGTAATCAAGCTCCTGATTGAATTCATCATCATCCTTGTATTTCAGGAATGCCTTTTCAAGCTCTTCTAGGGCGGGTATAAGGAGTTCTGGTACGAATATTCCTCCGTATTTACCAAATTTTCCATCAGTTATCATTCAAATCACCTTAGTCATTCTAAAATTTTATTTTTAGCATCTATCCATTATTAATATCAATCTTAATGTATTATCAACGAATTAATCTAATCATGCCTTATTAAATGTTTTAATTTCAATTAATTCATTTATTTTAGTGGTGTTTTTTACTCCAGGTTTATCTTCTACCTTGGAGTTGACATCCACATAGTCAAAGAATTCTTCCAGGATTTCAAACTTCTCTTCCATCCTTTTTTTATCCATTCCTCCGGCGAGGAATATTTTTAGATCAGGTTTGGTTTGTTTTGCAATTCTTGCCGCTTCAACTGCTATTTTAAGGGGGATTTGTTTTCCTGTTCCGCCGGTTTTTCCCCGGATTTGGTAATCAAAAAGGAGACAATCACAGACTCTGGCAAAATCCTGAATTTCTCTAATTTTTTGAGGTCCTATTACTGTAGATAGTCCTAAAGCCCGAATGACTCTTAAATCCCCTTGATTATCAACAGAGTTCCCATCTTCATCAGTCTCCCTGGTTGGTTGATAATGTTTTTTCAAATTATTTATTTCATCAGCTGAGAGTGAGTGAAGCTGTATGTTCTTCAGGCCTGTTTTTTCTATTCTTTCTATAGCATCCGCCATATTTTCCGGTTCAATTACAAGCACCGCCTTGTTTTTGTCCTTCATAGATAAGATTAAATTGTTTAATTCCGGAATTTCAACCATTCTCTTGGATCTTTTGATGTTTATAAATCCAATTAAATCTGCACCAGCCCTTTCACAGGATGAAAGGTCTTTTTCTCGACGTATTCCGCAGATTTTAATGTTCATAGTCTTAACCTGTTCCGTTATCTGCTGGTTTTGGACTTTTTACCTGCAAATACTAGCTCTTTAACTTTTTCCAGGATATATGGAGTTTGCATGATGCTACTTCCCACCAAAATCGCATCAACTCCCAGTTTAGATAGGAATTTCACGTCTTCTGGGCTTTGAACCCCACTTTCAGATACCTGGGTGATATCGGATGGCACCAGACTGGCTAGTTTCTCGGTTCTTCCCAGGTCAATCTTAAAGTTATTGAAGTCACGATTGTTTATTCCTATTATCTCTGCTCCAGATTTAATGGCCATATTTATTTCTTTTTGATTTTTACATTCCACCAGTGCATCTAGATCCAAGTAGTTACATAGTTCAATCCCTTCTCTGATATCAGGATATAAATCTGCCATTAAAAGAACAGCACTTGCACCGTAGGCCCGTGCTTCATAGATCTGGTAGGGATCCAGTATGAAATCCTTACGGAGTAGTGGAAGTCTGGTTATTCTGCAGGCCAGTTTCAGATTGTCAATGTTGCTTTTGAAAAATGATTCCTCAGTTAACACACTGACAGCACTGGCTCCTCCTTCTTCAAAGAGGGGCACCACATCCCCCACAGTGAGCTGGCTGATTTCACCCATGGAAGGGGATGCTGGTTTGTACTCTGAGATAATGGAAACATCCTCTTCCCTATTTAAGGATTTTCTAAAATCTGTGCGAAGTTTCACCCGTTTAATATTTTCTTTCAAATCAGCCAGGGGCTGGTATTTCTTCCTGATCTCCAGGACTCTCTTCCTTTCTGAAATTATACTGTTGAATTTCATGAAACTTCCATCTCCAGGAAATTTTTCATGATCTTCCGACCATCACTGGTTCCAATGGACTCTGGGTGGAACTGAAGACCGAATATGGGATAATCATGGTGTTTAATGGCCATTATCATCCCATCATCTGTCTCTGCCAGTATATCCATGGAAGCTGGTGTACTATCCCTTTTACACACCAGGGAATGGTATCGTGCTGCCTGGAGAGGACTTTTAACCCCTTGGAACATGCCTGAATTTTGATGATGTATTAATGTTTTCTTTCCATGAACAGGTTCAATATAGGTGATTTCGCCACCAAAGGCGGTGAAAATTCCCTGATGTCCAAGGCAAACTCCCAGAACTGGAATATCCTGACCTATCTCCAGGATGGTTGCTCTGGAAACTCCAAAGTCCCGTTGGTTTTCAGGATTTCCCGGGCCAGGGGATATGATTATCTGTGAAGGTTCGAGCTCTCGTATTTCTTCCACGGTTATTTCATCATTCCTAAAAACACGAATGTCTTTTTCAAATTCTCCCACCAATTGATATAGGTTATAGGTGAAAGAATCGTAGTTATCAATTATCAGTATCATTTAGCTTCACCGGACATGTTCAGTGCACTTAAAAGTGCCTGGGCTTTGTTTTCACATTCAAGGTACTCGCTGGTGGGAACTGAGTCATGGACTATGCCGGCTCCGGCCTGTATTTTTCCACGTTCTCCTTGGCAGACCAGGGTCCTTATGGTAATGGCAAAATCTGCATTCCCATTTAAAGAGAAATAACCCACTGCTCCAGCGTAGGGTCCCCGGGTAATGCCTTCCAGTTGGTTTATTATTTCCATGGCTCTTATTTTAGGGGCTCCGCTAACTGTGCCTGCCGGGAAAATTGAGGTAAATGCATCCACTGCATTTTTATCCTTCTGTAGTTTTCCCATAACCCTGGAGACAATGTGCTGCACATGGGAGAATTTTTTCACTGTCATATATTCAGGTACATTAACTGTGCCGAATTCACTCACTTTTCCTATATCGTTACGGGCAAGGTCAACCAGCATCAAGTGTTCGGCTTTTTCCTTTTCATCAGCCAGAAGTTCCCTTTCCAGTTTCAGGTCTTTTTCCGGGGTTGTGCCTCGTTTTCGGGTTCCGGCTATGGGGTAGGTTTCAACATCCCTTCCCTCTACCCTCACCAGCATCTCGGGACTGGAACCAATTATCTCGCGTTCCCCCAGTTTCAAATGATACATATAGGGTGAGGGGTTGATGTTACGCAGTGTTTCATAAAAAGAGAGTTTATTTCCCTTAATTTGGTATTCCCTGGCATTGGAAATGACACTCTGGAAGATTTCCCCGGATTTTATTCTTTTTTTAGCATCCAAGACCATTTTTTCAAACTTGTCCTGGGAAAAATGGTGTTTTTCTTCCTGGAAGGTGAGATCTTCCGTTTCGAATTCTTCCCTTGCAAGGTCCCTGATTTCTTCCACCCGGTTTTCACCCAGTGTAATGTATTCACATTTGTTCTGAAGTCGGTCGAAGATCACTGCATCCAGAAAGAGTCCGAATTCATAATCAGGGAAAGTGCCCTCCTGCACTTGGACTGGTTCAAAGTATTTAACCGCTTCGTAGGAGACGTATCCCACCAACCCTCCCTGGAATCCTTTACTGCTACTGCCATTCCCAATGAGGCTTTTTATTTCCATAAAAGGATTGGGTGTTTCAATTTCATCAGTTGTGTTGTCTTTTTTTATTTCCAGAATTCCATTATGGGCTTTAAGGGTTGCCACCGGGTCAAATCCCAGAACCGAGTACCTGGCCAGTCCGCTGTCACTTTCCATGGACTCCAGCAGGAAACTACTGGGGTATTTGGAGTATATCTTTTTAAATAAATCAAAAGGAGCATCAAAGTCAAGTTTAGTCCTTCTAGCTTCCTTGTTTTTCAAGTTGTATTCGCCAAAAACATTCACTGCCTTGCATGTTGTCACCATAATTAGTCACTGACACTCCTATACTTCATTGTACTATTTAAATCTTTATAGTACAAATATGCACATAAAACTAATTATATGGGCACTACCAAATTGAAGACTAGGTAAATTGAGTGAAAAAGTGAACTGAAGATGGATTAAAATGAAATTCATTATGAAAATATTTTAATTAAAATAAACGAATTGGAAAATATGGCCAGGGTGATTATTTCATGTGGGATCGTATTAAACATAAATTTGAGAAATTCCCAGCTAGAATGGGAGTGGCCCGTAAGATAGTTGAGTTAGGTTTAAGGGTTGGTGAAAACGGGAAAATCTACTGTGGAGATGTGGAAGTCAGTGATGTGGCCCTTGCCCGGGGAACCGGTGTTGACCGCAGGTCCATCCGCTCCACAGTGGCAGTTATAATGGAAGACCCGGAACTGGCATCCATATTCAGGAACATATTCCCTGCCGGTGCCCTACTGAAAAATGTGGCCAGTGAACTTGGTTTTGGAGTGGTGGAAATAGAAGCTCAGGCAGGTGCACCTGGAATTCTGGCTACTGCCACCCAATTAATAGCCCAGGAAAAAATCAGTATCAGGCAGGCCCATGCTGGAGATCCCGAACTGGAAGAAAACCCTAAACTAACCATAATAACCGAAAAACCAGTTAAGGGTGAGATGATCCAGGAATTTCTGAAAATACCTGGAGTCAAAAGAGTTTCTATCTATTAATAATATAATCTTTCCAATGTTTAATGTCAAAAAATAGTAAAAAAGAAATTATTATTTAAAAAGAATCATTCACTGGAATCTGGGTATTTAGGCAGATCCACCTAATATATGATTATTTAATTTCCAGTTTTTTCAGTATCTTCTTCCATGATCTTCAGGAGTTCATCCCATGCTTCTAAGGATTCCTGAGCTTCCTCATCGGATAAAACTTCAATTGCATATCCAGAATGGACAAGAACGTAGCGACCTACATCAATGTCGCTTACTAAATCCAGTTTAGCCTGCTGTCTAACTCCACCGAAGTCCACAGTAGCCACATTATCATTAATTTCCAGAATCTTAGCTGGTGCTGCTATACACACAATTTTCACCTTTTAAAATTTTATTTAAAGAGCCAATTATCGGCTTTTAATAATTATAATCCGCTAGTCTATAGTTCTAATTAATTTATACTAAGTAGTATTAAACTAAGCAGTTTTTAGATTACTCAGAATAGTTTTAGTTATTTTAATAGATTATCATCACCATATAAATATCTTGGGGCCAACAAAATTTATCTGATTATAAAAAAGGTTTTTGGGGTTTGGAGAAATGAAACTAGTGATTATTGGAGGAGGGCCAGCCGGTCGCAGCGCAGCAATGGAAGCAGCACAACTAGGGGCAGAAGTCACCCTGATTGAAAGGGAACATATCGGGGGGACCTGCCTCCATGAAGGATGTATGGTGGTCTGCGGACTCAACGATGTGGTATGTTTCCATGAAGATTCAAAAAAATATAAACAAATGGGCATAATCTCCGAACAACACTGTATTAATTATTCCCAGATTGCTGAGGGGATAAAAAAAGTCACTGGGAAGATAGAGGCTGTTTTAAAACATGAAACTCGCCAATCAGGGGCGGAAATTGTGTTCGGTGAAGCCAGTATTAAAGAGGGCATAGTGGAAGTCAATGGGGGGAATTATCTTTATGATAAACTCTTAATCGCCACTGGCTCCCGACCATCCATACCTCCCATCCCGGGTGTTGAACATGCTATAACCTATAAAGATGTTCTAGACTTTGATGAGGTTCCCGAGAAGTTTAACATAGTGGGAAGTGGGGTGATTGCCGCAGAATTTGCAGGAATATTCTCATCCCTGGGTAGTCAAGTTAAAATTCTATGCCGAAACCAGTTTCTCAGTAATGTTGATCCTGAAATTAAAAATTACGTGGCCGAACACCTCCTACGGGATGTAGAGATTCAGGAAAAAGTACAAGTGCAGGAAATAAGTCCGGAAGGAGCATCCACTTCCAATGGTCCGGTGGAGGGGGTAGTGTTCTTGGCCACAGGCATGACTCCCAACTCAGAAATTGCTCACAAGTTAGTTAAAACCGGACCTAAAGGAGAAATAGTAGTCAATGAACAGATGAGAACCAGCAATCCCTCCATATATGCTGCAGGGGATGTGGTGGGCACGGTGGGTAACACCCCGGTGGCCCGTATGGAAGGGGTGGTTGCCGCCAGAAATGCCTGTGATATAGCAGCTACCATGGACTACCGACTGATACCCCAATCTTTAACTCTCTACTATCCAGTGAGTTTCCTGGACTCTGGAGTCCAAAAGTCAGAAAATGATTTCGACGTGCGTATACGTGGCTCAGCAGGCCCAGGATCATTCTGGCAGGTTCTTGATGGGGAAACTGGATTCACCAAGATCTCATCTGACCTTGAAACTGGTGATGTAACCAGGGTTGCTTCAATTTCTCCCTCCTCCCGTACTAGCATTCCCTATCTGGCCAAAATGATCAAAGATGGATACAAAACCGCAGATTTCGATGATTTCATTGAAACTCATCCATCAACTGATGCCATTTACAAATTATTACATTTTTTAGCAAAGTATGGCTGAAATACTCGCAAAATCGTTTTTAGATAACAAATGTCATTTTAAACGAAGGTGATTTTGAAGGAGTTAATAAAATTCAATTAAAATTCTATTAAAAGAAGATATGGTTATTTAAATCGGATTTATGAATAACTGTGATAAATATTCAATTTATCACTCATTAACCGGATTTATCATCATTAACTTGGTTTATCATTCATTCTATCATATATCACACTGGCTATGTTGTCTGAAGCATTTAAAACATCTTCACTGTATTTAAGGGCATTTCCCTTAAGTTCGTCCAGTTTGTTAAAGGCGGCACTGGTGACTTGGGCGATATCCTCCAGATCACTTTCCAGGATTGCTCCCTTAAATATCGCTGCCAAGTTATGGTAACGTCCGTATTTAACTCCCAAAAGGGCGATGATGGGTAACTGGCAGGCAATGGCTTCCTGGATCATCATACCATCATCAGTGAGAACTGCCAAATCCACCACCTTGTAAAGATCCCGGATCCAGTCAATGTACTCCAGGTAGATGATATTATCTCCCGTAAGATGTTCCCGGTATTCTTCTTCTAGTGGAGCTCCAACCACCAAGATATTGGCATTTATACCACTTTTACCAAGTGCTGCTGCGCCAAGGGCCATTTTTTCAAATAGAGTGGAACCAGATGATAAAAGAATTGTAGGAAGGGTTTCATCAAATTCTGGGGGCAATAGTTCCAGTGCCCTTTCCTTATCGCCCACGATTATAGAGGGATCTACCGGTGAATAAGCTTTATGGATGTTTTTATCATCCAGTTCCATCTGGAACAGGTTGGATTCTGGTAGAGCCACAGTGGTGGTTATCCTGGTGCATACCCTGGCATCTGTTGGGGTAATTAGAATACCCACTGATGGGGTGCTGGCCATTTTAGCCCCTAAACAGCCTACTACTGCCCCACCACCAATAACACCCACCACAACTTGGGGATTTACCTTTCTTATAAGACGGGCGGCTTCCACAGTAGCTTTTGAAGTTTTAACTGCGGCTTTAGCCAGGTTTTTCCGGGTGGCAGCATGGCCGCCTGCCTGAGGGATGCTGATTTTATACCAGGATAAGTTGTTTTTTTTGAGCAACAAGCCCGTTGCACTGTGATCCAATGCAAATTCGCATTCAACACCATATTTTTCAAGGGCACGGGCAATGTTAAGGGCAGTGACCGCATCTCCACCTATTCCTCTTCCAGTAACTATAAATAATGCCTTCATTTTCTAACCATTTCTTATTATGAAATTTAGGTTGTAACCTGAAATATGGGATAATATCTAATGAAATTGAATGTGTGTTTTTTGAAAATCAATTGTTTTTAATGCAGTTTGGTTTTCATTTTTATTGTAATTTTGTTTCAAGTTAATTATGGTTTGATTGTCTCAAATATTTAAAATCTGTTGGGACTAAAGTTAGGGCTGAAAAAATCCATACTCCATATGAAATCATACATTCCAGTTATGGTTTCAATAAATTCTTCGTACTGATTCCAGATGCAAATAGCAGTTTCAGATAGGGCAACATCTCCAGATAGTTTGCAGAAAGCAATAAGCATCTCCTCCTGATCCCGAACCACCAGTTTTATGTAGGGAACAGGGAAGAATTTAAGCTCCACTGGCAATTCTTTCATAATTTCCATGGTAGTTACTTCCACATCATCCACTTTACATATAGGGGCAGTAAGTATCCGAGTTTTAACCCCCTCTTTAAAGGTTTCTGGAGGGCTTCTTTGAGTTGTGGAGGTTCACTTGGGAACATGAGACCGCCCATTATGAAAAGGGATTCTTTGGCACGGGATATTATCTCTAGCTCCTTATTAACTATCTTATCAGGGCCATGCAGGATCCAGATTGGGGCTGGAACATTGGGGATCTGGCTTTCATAAAGCACATTCAACTCTGACTCAGCCCTTTCCATTTTCTTTTTAATCTCATTTTTATTCCTCTTAAAAACTTCATGGGGAGGGATCACAGTGAAGGTTAAGGGTTTTCCCTTACCTATTTCCAAAAAGCCCTTATTGTCCAGGCTTTTGAGAATATTGTAAATTCTGGATCGTGGCACCTGGGAGGCTTGACTAATTTCGGTGGCTGTTCCGGATATAATTGAGTTTAAGGCCACATATGTTCGAGTTTCGTAATCTGTGAGTCCTAAAGTCTTTAATGCTTCTAGTGTTTCTCTGCTTACTCCCATGGAAAAATCACCTACAAATTATCAATCTAATCCAAATTATCAATTTACAAAACATTAGTCTACTACAAATGATCAATCTAATTACTCGTAATGGATTATCACAAACTATATTTTGTTTCATTTTATACTCATTTAGTTACAAAATATATAAAAGCTTGCTGATCACACATGGATAACTGGTGAAATAAACTTTAAAATTAAGTGGACTATGTGACAGGGGCGAAACAATGACTAAAGATTATGAACAGGCTATAGAAACCATGGAATTAACCAAAAGGTTCGGAAATTTCATTGCAGTTAATAATCTGGATTTAAAGGTGAAAAAAGGAGAAATTTATGGTCTTTTAGGCCCCAATGGTGCTGGTAAAACCACACTCATTAAAATGCTGTGTAGCATCCTGAATCCCAGCACTGGGAGTGCCCGGGTTCTGGGGGAGCAGATACCAGATGGAAACATTGTATCTCGTATTGGTTACATGCCCCAGGAAACTGGTGTTTACTTGGACCTTACTGTGGATCAGAACCTTAATTTCTACGGCCGTGTTTTTAACCTAGATAAAAACGAAATAGAAAAAAGAAAAGATGAACTTTTGAAATTCGTGGCTCTGGGGGACTGGAAACATGAAATGGTGGAAAACCTCAGTGGGGGAATGAAACACCGGGTTTCCTTAGCCTGCACCCTCATACACCAACCCGAACTCCTGTTTCTGGACGAACCCACAGTAGGGGTGGATCCTGAGCTTCGAGTGTCATTCTGGGATTATTTCTACCAGTTACGCCAGAAAGGAGTAACCATACTCATAACCACCCATTACATGGATGAAGCCCGAAACTGTGACCGTATTGGATTCATGCAGCACGGTCATCTTATAGCTGAAGATGCACCCTTAAAACTCCTTGAGGAGAGTGGGAAAGATTCACTGGAGGATGCCTTCTTAGTGTTCTCCCGTCATGATGAAAATAGGATGAGGGGATTAAAATGAAATTTTACCGTGTAATGGCGGTCAGCCGCCGTGTATTCCGCGATGTGGCCAATGATAAACGTAGTCTGGCCATGCTATTTTTGGCACCCATCTTTGCCATGTGCGTCTTTGGGATAGCCTTCAGTGGTGATGTGGAAGATGTGAATGTTATAATCGTCAACCAGGACCAGGGATACACCCCGCCAATGGGAAACACCACCTACCTCTCACAAACCATAATCTCCAACCTGGATACTGGAGTTTTGAATATTCAGAATATGCCTAATGTTGATGAAGCCCACCTGAAAGTGACTGATGGCAGTGCATCAGCAGTGATCATATTCCCGGAAAACTTCACCCAAGATGCTATGATGGCCACTAAAAACCCATCATCCGGAACCACAGCGGAGATCATAATCCAGGGTGATGATACCATTACCAACATTAAAAATGCCATTCTCAAAACAGTCAGTGATGCCCTTACCAATACCATGTCAGATGAAGGAGTTAATCCAGCCCTTAAAATTACATCTGAACCAATTTATGGTCAGGATGCAGAGTTCATTGACTTCTTTGTACCGGGGATCCTGGCCTTTGTGGTGTACCTTCTCACCACCATACTAACCCTCATCACCTTCGTGGGGGAAAGGGCTAACGGAACCCTTGAAAGAGTCCTGGCCAGTCCAGTTACGGAAGGGGAAGTAGTAACAGGATACGCCATCACCTTCGGAACACTGGGTATCCTGCAAGTGGCCCTGTTACTGGTGATAGCAATTCTAGTCTTCAACATAATCGTGGTGGGAAACGTGCTACTGGCCTTCCTGGCAGTGGCTATCCTGGCAGTCACCTGCCAGGCATTGGGGATACTCCTCTCCAGCCTGGCTAAAAGACCGGAACAGGCAATACAATTCTTCCCTTTCGTGGTATTACCTGCATTTCTCCTTTCAGGAGTCTTTTGGCCGTTACAGGCAATACCTGCCTGGTTAAGACCATTTTCTTATTTGGTGCCACCCACCTATGCTGTGGAAGCCTGCCGGGCAGTCATGCT
This DNA window, taken from Methanobacterium subterraneum, encodes the following:
- a CDS encoding FAD-dependent oxidoreductase, with product MKLVIIGGGPAGRSAAMEAAQLGAEVTLIEREHIGGTCLHEGCMVVCGLNDVVCFHEDSKKYKQMGIISEQHCINYSQIAEGIKKVTGKIEAVLKHETRQSGAEIVFGEASIKEGIVEVNGGNYLYDKLLIATGSRPSIPPIPGVEHAITYKDVLDFDEVPEKFNIVGSGVIAAEFAGIFSSLGSQVKILCRNQFLSNVDPEIKNYVAEHLLRDVEIQEKVQVQEISPEGASTSNGPVEGVVFLATGMTPNSEIAHKLVKTGPKGEIVVNEQMRTSNPSIYAAGDVVGTVGNTPVARMEGVVAARNACDIAATMDYRLIPQSLTLYYPVSFLDSGVQKSENDFDVRIRGSAGPGSFWQVLDGETGFTKISSDLETGDVTRVASISPSSRTSIPYLAKMIKDGYKTADFDDFIETHPSTDAIYKLLHFLAKYG
- a CDS encoding ABC transporter ATP-binding protein — protein: MTKDYEQAIETMELTKRFGNFIAVNNLDLKVKKGEIYGLLGPNGAGKTTLIKMLCSILNPSTGSARVLGEQIPDGNIVSRIGYMPQETGVYLDLTVDQNLNFYGRVFNLDKNEIEKRKDELLKFVALGDWKHEMVENLSGGMKHRVSLACTLIHQPELLFLDEPTVGVDPELRVSFWDYFYQLRQKGVTILITTHYMDEARNCDRIGFMQHGHLIAEDAPLKLLEESGKDSLEDAFLVFSRHDENRMRGLK
- a CDS encoding TrmB family transcriptional regulator, with the translated sequence MGVSRETLEALKTLGLTDYETRTYVALNSIISGTATEISQASQVPRSRIYNILKSLDNKGFLEIGKGKPLTFTVIPPHEVFKRNKNEIKKKMERAESELNVLYESQIPNVPAPIWILHGPDKIVNKELEIISRAKESLFIMGGLMFPSEPPQLKEALQKPLKRGLKLGYLLPLYVKWMMWK
- a CDS encoding HypC/HybG/HupF family hydrogenase formation chaperone encodes the protein MCIAAPAKILEINDNVATVDFGGVRQQAKLDLVSDIDVGRYVLVHSGYAIEVLSDEEAQESLEAWDELLKIMEEDTEKTGN
- a CDS encoding glycosyltransferase, with product MKALFIVTGRGIGGDAVTALNIARALEKYGVECEFALDHSATGLLLKKNNLSWYKISIPQAGGHAATRKNLAKAAVKTSKATVEAARLIRKVNPQVVVGVIGGGAVVGCLGAKMASTPSVGILITPTDARVCTRITTTVALPESNLFQMELDDKNIHKAYSPVDPSIIVGDKERALELLPPEFDETLPTILLSSGSTLFEKMALGAAALGKSGINANILVVGAPLEEEYREHLTGDNIIYLEYIDWIRDLYKVVDLAVLTDDGMMIQEAIACQLPIIALLGVKYGRYHNLAAIFKGAILESDLEDIAQVTSAAFNKLDELKGNALKYSEDVLNASDNIASVIYDRMNDKPS
- a CDS encoding ABC transporter permease, encoding MKFYRVMAVSRRVFRDVANDKRSLAMLFLAPIFAMCVFGIAFSGDVEDVNVIIVNQDQGYTPPMGNTTYLSQTIISNLDTGVLNIQNMPNVDEAHLKVTDGSASAVIIFPENFTQDAMMATKNPSSGTTAEIIIQGDDTITNIKNAILKTVSDALTNTMSDEGVNPALKITSEPIYGQDAEFIDFFVPGILAFVVYLLTTILTLITFVGERANGTLERVLASPVTEGEVVTGYAITFGTLGILQVALLLVIAILVFNIIVVGNVLLAFLAVAILAVTCQALGILLSSLAKRPEQAIQFFPFVVLPAFLLSGVFWPLQAIPAWLRPFSYLVPPTYAVEACRAVMLKGWGLEKIWPDLAALVLFAILFLGLAVWSLKRGKK